In the genome of Xiphophorus hellerii strain 12219 unplaced genomic scaffold, Xiphophorus_hellerii-4.1 PGA_scaffold_60__1_contigs__length_49999, whole genome shotgun sequence, one region contains:
- the LOC116716500 gene encoding uncharacterized protein LOC116716500, whose translation MDDDSRSLTRRVIYEGLADLPVSTLQTLEDTLESLGVETNEDFQYINENDLRSVLTPIQARKLLKASKQTTQTSGISSEPSLSLSSPSTTSTSSASSFSIHSTPVDWVDTFQIPWNRFPENLIECFENEARPKPHLRREMIRIVVASMMEVCASPRKQETTEVAKKLIAKYPLSLQDIIEGDIVGPGYYSLVKQLQNRIENLRRVSKPKIRKRKNMLDEDGTVPPEQNAAVQDIYGCIKWDMEVMPIQETAETQKEKKVKLKMLSEENNLNSDEIRDLMQRTYYTQRKEINQGKDLQIMVKEWPFLFQEIGMTIHFQELTGVNLLETFHKNLEKKGKDFWTT comes from the exons ATGGATGATGACTCCCGAAGCCTCACACGCAGGGTTATTTATGAGGGGTTGGCAGATCTCCCAGTCTCAACTCTACAGACTTTGGAGGACACACTAGAATCTTTGGGGGTGGAGACCAATGAAGATTTTCAGtatattaatgaaaatgatCTGAGATCTGTACTAACACCAATTCAAGCAAGGAAGTTACTGAAAGCTTCGAAACAAACCA CACAGACCAGTGGAATTTCCAGTGAGCCATCTCTGTCGTTGTCATCTCCTTCTACAACCAGCACATCGTCTGCCTCTTCATTTTCTATACATTCCACGCCAGTAGATTGGGTTGACACTTTTCAAATTCCTTGGAACAGGTTTCCAGAGAACTTGATTGAGTGTTTTGAGAATGAGGCAAGGCCGAAACCCCACCTTCGAAGAGAAATGATTCGGATTGTTGTTGCTTCAATGATGGAGGTGTGTGCTTCTCCTCGCAAGCAAGAAACCACAGAAGTGGCGAAAAAATTGATAGCAAAATATCCACTTTCACTCCAAGATATTATTGAAGGTGATATAGTGGGCCCAGGGTATTATTCACTCGTCAAGCAACTACAAAATCGTATAGAAAATTTGAGACGggtttcaaaaccaaaaataaggAAGCGTAAAAACATGTTAGATGAAGATGGCACAGTCCCACCAGAGCAAAATGCAGCTGTTCAGGACATTTACGGTTGTATAAAGTGGGACATGGAAGTCATGCCAATCCAGGAGacagcagagacacagaaagagaaaaaagtcaaattgaaaatgctaagtgaagaaaataacttaaattcGGACGAGATAAGAGATCTTATGCAGAGAACCTACTACACtcaaaggaaagaaataaaccaGGGAAAAGACCTACAAATTATGGTGAAGGAGTGGCCCTTCCTGTTTCAGGAAATTGGTATGACGATCCACTTCCAGGAGCTTACTGGAGTAAATCTACTAGAGACTTTCCATAAAAATCTCGAAAAAAAGGGTAAAGACTTCTGGACTACTTAA